The Arachis hypogaea cultivar Tifrunner chromosome 16, arahy.Tifrunner.gnm2.J5K5, whole genome shotgun sequence genome contains a region encoding:
- the LOC112758424 gene encoding mannan endo-1,4-beta-mannosidase 4, producing MKCTRGTNGCLKNMVLTAFMVAVVVVQLQHVSCNGVGDGTSGVGFVQRSGTNFVVNGKRFYFNGFNAYWLMYMGTDPSTRSKVTTTLQQASIHGLRVARTWAFNDGPNYRALQISPGTYDENVFRGLDFVVSEARKYGVRLILSFVNNWKDFGGKNQYVQWAREHGGQNVNNEDDFFSNPVAKQYYKNHIKAVVGRRNTITGVAYKDDPTIFAWELMNEPRSQSDYSGKVIKEWVIEMAAYVKSIDRNHLLEVGLEGFYDETRKQFNPGYQLVGTDFISSNQVPQVDFATIHLYPDEWMAGSNEVAKGEFVDKWIKAHIEDTQKILGKPIVVGEFGKSSKTPGYSVEERDNYMRKIYDAIFTSASSGGPCAGGLFWQLMAQQMDGFRDGNEIIFQESPSTTKIIDQQSYRMSSIS from the exons ATGAAGTGCACGAGAGGTACCAATGGATGTCTCAAAAACATGGTTTTGACAGCTTTTATGGTGGCCGTGGTTGTTGTCCAACTCCAACATGTGAGTTGCAACGGTGTTGGTGATGGTACCAGTGGTGTTGGATTTGTTCAACGAAGTGGCACCAACTTTGTTGTGAATGGGAAACGTTTTTACTTCAATGGATTCAATGCTTACTGGCTCATGTACATGGGAACTGACCCATCTACAAGGTCCAAGGTCACAACCACTTTACAACAAGCCTCCATTCATGGCTTAAGGGTTGCAAGAACTTGGGCCTTCAATGATGGACCTAATTACAGAGCCCTCCAGATTTCTCCTGGCACCTATGACGAGAATGTGTTTAGA GGATTGGATTTTGTAGTTTCTGAAGCGCGAAAATATGGGGTGCGGTTGATACTGAGCTTTGTGAACAATTGGAAAGATTTTGGTGGGAAAAATCAGTATGTGCAATGGGCAAGAGAGCATGGTGGCCAAAATGTTAACAATGAAGATGACTTCTTTAGTAACCCAGTTGCTAAGCAATACTACAAGAACCATATTAAG gctGTGGTAGGAAGAAGAAACACGATAACAGGGGTGGCATATAAGGATGATCCAACCATTTTTGCGTGGGAATTGATGAACGAACCTCGTTCCCAAAGTGACTACTCAGGCAAAGTTATCAAG GAATGGGTGATTGAGATGGCTGCTTATGTGAAATCCATTGATAGAAATCATTTACTTGAAGTTGGACTTGAAGGCTTCTATGATGAAACCAGAAAACAATTCAATCCAGGATATCAATTAGTTGGCACTGATTTCATTTCTAGCAACCAAGTTCCCCAAGTCGATTTTGCTACCATCCATCTCTATCCCGATGAATG GATGGCAGGGTCGAACGAAGTAGCAAAGGGTGAATTTGTAGACAAATGGATAAAAGCACACATTGAAGACACACAGAAGATTTTGGGAAAGCCCATTGTTGTTGGAGAGTTTGGCAAGTCTTCAAAGACACCAGGGTATAGCGTTGAAGAAAGGGACAATTACATGAGAAAGATCTATGATGCAATATTCACTAGTGCTAGTAGTGGGGGACCTTGTGCTGGTGGGCTTTTTTGGCAGCTCATGGCCCAACAAATGGATGGCTTCCGAGATGGCAATGAAATTATCTTCCAAGAGTCCCCTTCTACTACCAAAATTATCGACCAACAATCTTACAGAATGTCATCTATCTCTTAG
- the LOC112757945 gene encoding glucose-1-phosphate adenylyltransferase large subunit 1: protein MMMASELHAFPVFLGSKNLSIHHDHRVLCSSFYGTTVKLVHSNNVGSGFTLGKFLSVAQRNTTKRFLATSTLADVANDFMALQSPMVAGPQADPKTVASIILGGGAGTRLFPLTQRRAKPAVPIGGCYRLVDIPMSNCINSGINKIYVLTQFNSQSLNRHISRTYNLGGGINFGGGFVEVLAATQTAGESGKKWFQGTADAVRQFLWLFEDAEHKNIENILILCGDQLYRMDYMELVQKHVDSHADISVSCLPVDGSRASDFGLVRVDERGRIRQFLEKPKGDLLRSMHVDTSALGLSAQEARKFPYIASMGIYVFKIDTLLKLLRESYPNANDFGSEVIPMAARDFNVQACLFSGYWEDIGTIKSFFDANLSLTDQCPKFQLYDQCKPIYTCPRFLPPTKMENCQVVNSLISDGCFLRECNVEHSIVGIRSRLDSGVHLKDTMMMGADYYQTEVERAAMLAAGHVPVGIGKDTKIVNCIIDKNARIGSNVIISNKENVQEGDRPTEGFYIRSGITVILKDAIITNGTII from the exons ATGATGATGGCAAGTGAGTTGCATGCATTTCCGGTGTTTCTGGGTTCAAAGAATCTGTCCATCCACCATGATCATAGAGTTCTGTGTTCCTCATTCTATGGTACTACAGTAAAACTGGTGCATTCAAACAATGTAGGATCAGGTTTTACCTTAGGCAAGTTCTTGAGTGTTGCACAGAGGAACACAACAAAAAGATTCTTGGCTACTTCTACTCTTGCAGATGTTGCAAATGATTTTATG GCACTTCAATCACCAATGGTTGCAGGACCACAAGCTGACCCAAAAACTGTTGCATCCATCATATTAGGCGGTGGAGCCGGAACGCGCCTTTTCCCTCTTACTCAAAGAAGGGCTAAACCTGCA GTTCCAATTGGAGGATGCTACAGGCTAGTAGACATACCAATGAGTAATTGTATTAACAGTGGAATCAACAAAATTTATGTCCTTACACAATTTAATTCTCAGTCCCTAAACCGCCACATTTCAAGAACATATAATTTGGGAGGTGGCATAAACTTTGGTGGGGGTTTTGTGGAG GTATTGGCAGCAACTCAAACGGCCGGTGAATCAGGGAAGAAGTGGTTTCAGGGTACTGCTGATGCTGTAAGACAATTCCTCTGGTTGTTTGAG GATGCTGAGCATAAAAACATAGAGAACATCTTGATATTGTGCGGCGATCAGCTCTATCGAATGGACTACATGGAACTTGTGCAG AAACATGTTGATTCGCATGCTGATATATCGGTGTCTTGTCTCCCAGTCGATGGCAG TCGCGCCTCTGATTTTGGACTAGTTAGAGTTGATGAAAGAGGCCGGATACGCCAGTTCTTGGAAAAGCCAAAGGGGGACTTGTTAAGATCTATG CATGTAGATACAAGTGCTCTTGGATTATCAGCTCAAGAAGCAAGGAAATTTCCATATATTGCCTCAAtgggtatatatgtgtttaaaatagaCACTCTACTAAAACTTCTAAG GGAAAGTTATCCTAATGCAAATGATTTTGGATCCGAAGTCATTCCAATGGCTGCAAGAGATTTTAATGTCCAG GCATGTCTTTTCAGTGGTTATTGGGAAGATATTGGGACTATAAAATCCTTCTTTGATGCAAACTTGTCCCTTACAGATCAG TGTCCCAAGTTTCAGTTGTATGATCAGTGCAAGCCTATTTACACATGTCCTAGGTTCCTACCACCAACTAAAATGGAGAACTGTCAG GTAGTTAATTCTTTGATTTCAGATGGTTGTTTCTTAAGAGAGTGCAATGTTGAACATTCCATTGTGGGAATTCGCTCGAGACTTGATTCCGGCGTGCACCTTAAG GATACTATGATGATGGGTGCTGATTATTACCAAACAGAAGTTGAAAGAGCAGCTATGTTAGCAGCAGGGCATGTTCCAGTAGGTATTGGGAAAGATACCAAAATTGT GAATTGTATAATTGACAAAAATGCAAGAATTGGAAGCAACGTGATCATTTCCAACAAAGAA AATGTGCAAGAAGGTGACAGACCAACTGAGGGGTTTTATATTCGATCAGGAATCACTGTGATCTTGAAAGATGCTATCATAACCAATGGCACAATCATTTAG